The proteins below come from a single Streptomyces tubercidicus genomic window:
- a CDS encoding SDR family oxidoreductase has protein sequence MGNFLAGKVIAVTGAGRGIGRAVALACAEQGGKVVVNDYGVSIEGGEPSSEVAESVVKEIETAGGVATAVADDVSTMAGGQRIVDTALAQYGRIDGVVCVAGILRERMIFNMTEEEWDPVVATHLKGTFTVFRAAAAVMRRQGSGTLLGFTSGNHQGSVSQANYSAAKGGIISLVRSAALGLHKYGVTANAVAPVARTRMSAKVPMELTEIGEPEDVAALVVYLLSEAAREVTGQVYTVAGPKIAVWAQPSELRSVYADGGGWTPERVAEVLPGSVGTDPMPMLGRGRR, from the coding sequence ATGGGGAACTTCTTGGCCGGCAAAGTGATCGCCGTCACGGGGGCGGGCCGCGGCATCGGCCGGGCGGTCGCCCTCGCCTGCGCGGAACAGGGCGGGAAGGTCGTCGTCAACGACTACGGGGTCTCCATCGAGGGCGGCGAACCCAGCAGCGAGGTCGCCGAATCCGTGGTGAAGGAGATCGAGACGGCGGGGGGCGTCGCGACCGCGGTCGCCGACGATGTCTCGACCATGGCCGGCGGCCAGCGGATCGTGGACACCGCGCTGGCGCAGTACGGGCGGATCGACGGCGTCGTGTGTGTGGCCGGGATCCTGCGGGAGCGGATGATCTTCAACATGACCGAGGAGGAGTGGGACCCGGTCGTCGCCACCCATCTGAAGGGCACGTTCACGGTGTTCCGGGCGGCGGCCGCGGTGATGCGCCGCCAGGGTTCCGGGACCCTGCTGGGCTTCACCAGCGGCAATCACCAGGGATCCGTGTCCCAGGCCAATTACTCCGCCGCGAAGGGCGGGATCATCTCGCTGGTGCGGAGCGCCGCGCTCGGGCTGCACAAGTACGGAGTGACGGCCAACGCGGTGGCGCCCGTCGCACGGACGCGGATGTCGGCGAAGGTGCCGATGGAGCTGACGGAGATCGGTGAGCCGGAGGATGTGGCGGCGTTGGTCGTCTATCTGCTGAGCGAGGCCGCCCGGGAGGTGACCGGGCAGGTGTACACGGTCGCCGGGCCGAAGATCGCGGTGTGGGCCCAGCCGTCGGAGCTCCGCTCCGTGTATGCCGACGGGGGTGGGTGGACGCCGGAGCGGGTGGCGGAGGTGCTGCCGGGGTCGGTGGGGACGGATCCGATGCCGATGCTTGGGCGAGGCCGTCGGTAG